Below is a genomic region from Prolixibacteraceae bacterium.
GTTTTTCCACTACCACTATGTGGTGCTGCAATAACAAAAGATGAAGCCATGTTTTATGATTCCTTTTTTCTTAACAATGCGAATTTCTCAGGTTTGATGCCAGCCTTTTTCATCTGAACTCGTGCTAAGACAAAAAACAGATCTGAAAGACGGTTTAGATAACTTAAGATGTATAGAGGCTTCGACTCAGCTTTTAAAAGTGTGACCAAACGACGCTCAGCAGTACGGATCTTAGTTCTCACAATATGACAGTTTGACGAGATATTATCGCCACCAGGAAGAAGAAAGAAGTCTTTCTCTTCTTGTAACTCCTCGAGCAATGCTTCGATCCACTCCTCACAGAAGGCAGGTCCCTGCTCTGGATGAGGTTTGGGATTCTCTTTTTTACAATTGGCAGGAGTCGCAATATGAGACATCATCAACATTAAGTCTCGTTGTATCTTATATAGATTATCTTGCCATGGGTGCGCTTCACCTATTAGAGATCTAACATATCCTATATGAGAATTAGCTTCATCGATAATACCATTGGTTTCGACCCTTAAGTCGTCTTTTGGCACACGATCTCCACCAAATATTCCTGTCTCACCGTGATCGCCTGTTTTTGTATAGATTCGCATTCGCTCTTAGATTTACCTTATTACTATTTGACTTTCATTGGGATACCTGACACCATCATGGTCACCTGATCCGATTTTTTTGCAATATATTGGTTCATCCAACCTTGCAAATCGGTGAATTTCATCTGTATCTCATTGGTTGGATGTCCTCCAAGTCCAATCTCATTACTCACGATAATCAGGGTCGCATCTTGATCGATAAAACGATCAAACTCTAATTGAGCGGCTTCTAAAGATGCATCCACATCACTTTTAAGATCAAAGAAGAAATTGGTTAGCCATAATGTAACGCAGTCAACCAAAACCACTCTCCCTGTAAGGTCATGTTTCGAAAGCTCTTTCTCTTCTTCAATATTGGTCCACTCAGAACCTCGATCTCGTTGATGTCGTAAAATACGATCTCGATGTCCTTCATCCCAAATTCTTGAAGTGGCTAGATATACAGGGTTAGAACATAGAGAGAGTGCAAGCTCCTGTGCATAAGAGCTCTTCCCCGATCGTTGTCCTCCTGTGATAAAATGAACTGTTGCCATAACTACCTAACGCTTAAACTCAATCTGAGCATTCTCTTTATCTAACATTTCTATCTGTACGACACCTCCATAATTTACCAATATTGAGAACGCTTTCTTTAGAGGCATTTCCAGCAGAATATGTAAAATTGAACGGATCACACCCGCATGGGTCACAATCAAGATATTCTTCTCTTCGTCCTCATCTTCACTGTAATTAGATTCGATCAAATCGGTCCAAAATGCTTTGACACGATCATTTAGATCTATCATCGATTCACCACCATGCACTCTACTATTTAAGTAATCCTTTCCCCACTCTTGCATCTGGTCCACAGGAAGTGAGCTCCATTTCTTATTTTCCCAAGAACCAAAATTAAGTTCCATAAGACGTTTATCTTCTTCAATGGCACGCTCTCCTCCAGCTAATGCTTTACAAAGAAGCTTACAACGCACAAGAGGGCTTGTGAAACACACGGTATCGTCATCCAGTGTAATCACCTCTTGTATGGCATCGAGATGGTTCTTAAACGTGTCATCTACATGAAGGTCTGTCTGTCCGTAACAAACTCCTTCTTTTACTTCTGGGGGGGTATGTCTAACTAATGTAATTTTCATCTGAATATTCTTTTAAAAAATAATACCATAAAGTAGTGCTGAAATATAAACACCGACTTCTACCAATTGTTGATTGGCTCCAAGACAATCACCAGTATATCCACCAATCCATTTGGTAAAATAATAACGGTTATAACAAGCAATCCCTAATGGGATAGGCCATAACATAAGTGCCATCTGCCAAGGAACAAAGATAAGAGGGATCACGGTAATAAGAAGTGCAACCAGTAAGTCTTTCCATGAAATCTGTTTCTCTCGTAAGGGTTTCGACTTAGAGCTCTCATCCATTCGAACATAATGACTAAAAAAGATAATGCATACCGAAGTAAATCTACTCATGGCATGTCCAACCATCAAAAGAGCAGGAACGTACTCGACCTTCAAGTCCGATAACATGACGTATTTCGTTCCAAGTAACAGAATAATACCAATAGCACCATAGGCTCCTATGGCAGAGTCCTTCATAATGGTCAATATCTTCTCTTTTTTCCATCCTCCACCAAAGCCATCACAAACATCGGCAAACCCATCTTCATGAAAAGCCCCTGTAGTCCATATGGTAACGACCATACTTAATATGACTGAAAGAGATTGGCTAAAACCAACAAGAGATAGGAGGTAAAATATCCCACCACCTATTCCACCAACGATAAGACCCACCAAAGGAAAATATTTAGTTCCTTTAGAAAGATATGACGGTTGATAGGGAAATGAGGGTACAGGTATTCTTGTAAAATAAGAAAGTACAGTCCAGAACTTATATATCTCTTGTTTGATCATTTCCTTGCTAATTTTACTGATTATCGAAAGATGCCACTTGCGCTGTTGCAGTATTAAACACTTTGGCCTCTTCAAATGTTGTCATCTCATTAAGCATTCGAACAGAACCCTCAACAATAGGATAGCAAATTGCAGCTCCAGTTCCCTCTCCTAAACGAAAAGAGAGATGAACAATAGGCTCACCCTTCATATGCTTGATCATACGAATATGTCCTTGCTCATCTGATTGATGCGAAAATAGAGCATAATCCAATACCGTAGGGCATATCTCAGAGGCTGCAAGTAGTGCAGAGGTTGTGATAAATCCATCAGTAATCACCACCATCTTTTGTGCTGCTGCTTCTAACATTCCTCCACAAATGGTTGCAATCTCTAACCCACCAAAGCGAGCTAAATTCTCTAACGGATTATCTGAAACACCATGTCTCTTAATGGCTTGTTCAATCACCCATGCTTTGTGATTAATACCCTGACTATCCAGCCCTGATCCTGGTCCAACACACTCCTTCACATCCGTATTGGTGAAGATTGAAAGAAGTGCAGATGCAGGGGTAGTATTTCCAATACCCATCTCTCCGAAACCAACGACATTTACTCCTTCATTCGCTGATTGACGGATCATTTCACGACCGTTTTCGATAGCTTGCAAACACTCTTCATTAGTCATTGCAGGCTCATGAAGCATGTTTCTTGAACCTTTACGTACTTTGGCTTGAATAAGGCGTGGGTGGGGTTTAAAATCATAATCGACTCCAGCATCTACAACTTTAAGATCAAAGCCATATATTTTACAGAACAGACCTATTCCACCACCCATCTCGAGAAAATTAAGACACTGTTGACTTGTCATCTCAGTAGGACAAGGACTAACCCCTTCGTCACAAACATGATGGTCTGATGCAACAGTAAACATGGTCGGCTTAACCAATTTAGGGCTGAGTGTATCTTGAATTAAACCTACACGTAGAGCAATGTCTTCCATCTTACCCAATGCTCTAATCGGCTTCGCTTTTTGATCTAGCTTAAATCTTAATTGTTGCTCTTTATCTCTCGAAAGAGGTTGAATATTTAATTGATCCACCTTCATATCATGTATGTTTTAACTGTTTCGACGATCAGAATAATTAGTATTGATAGAATAAACACCCGATGGTTTACATTACAGGTGATCTCGACATCTTTTGTGGTTATTTTTTTTGGCGTATCTCCAATAAACGGTTTGTCAATCATCACACCTCCATACTCATGAGGTCCTCCAAATTGGCATGACAGAATACCTGCTAACGCAGATTCTGGAAAGCCAGCATTTGGACTAGCGTGAGCTTGAGCATATTTCTTGATAAAATGGAGAACTTGAGGGTTTCCCGTGACTAAAAACATCATCCATGCTGTTAGGCGCGCAGGGATAAAATTTACAACATCATCTAGTTGTGCAGGAATACGACCAAAACGGAGATAGCGATGATTCTTATATCCTACCATAGAATCAAAGGTATTGATTAGCTTGTAACACATAATTCCAGGAACACCTAAAAGAAGATACCAAAATAGTGGCGCCACAACCCCATCACTTAGGTTTTCAGAAAGTGTCTCTAGCGTGGCTAAGCGTACCTCTTGTTCAGAAAGGACGGAAGTGTCTCTTCCAACAATACGTGAAAGCTGTTTCTGTCCAGCCTCTAACCCTTCCTGATCTAATTTGCGAATCACTGCCATTCCTTCTTGAATTAAAGTTCGATTTGCAATTCCCATCCACAGAAAATAGATGGCAAATAACAAGTATACTATTGGCATATTCTCTTTCAAAAAGGAAGAGATGATATATAGAAACACAAAAAGAATGAGGCAGTAGCTCAAGATAAGAACTCCACCTTTACAAACCCTATGCTTTCCTTTGTTCCATCGTTTTTCTCCCCATGAGATGGCCTTTCCAAAAAAGACAATCGGGTGAGGAATTCCAACAGGATCCCCAAACATGTAATCAAAAATAGTTGCAATGATGGGAATAAGTATCGATATAATAAATGTTTCACTCATAGTAATCAATAATCTCTTTTAAGGCAACTGTCAACTTTTTATTTTGTTCGAATCCGATAGAAGCGACTCGTATATGGTATTCTCCGAGACCTCTGAAGTTAGACGCATCACGTACTAAAATTCCATATTTTTCAACCAATATATCCTTAAGCTCCCCACTTCGAATAGGAGTCTCTAATAGAAAGAATCCTGTGTGTGTATTATATACACGTACCCCATTAAGTTTAGACAAGTCGTTTTGTAATTCTAGACTTAATCGTAAATATTCTTTTAAGGTCTCATGGTTATAAGGAGGGTAATCTATCAAGTATTTCCCTGCTTCTATAGCCAAACTATTCACACTCCAAGGAGGTCTAAAATCATGTAGTGAAGCTAGTTTTTGTGGCGAAGCATACACTACACCTAACCGCAATCCAGGGATCGCAAAGTTTTTAGTTAAACTCTGCATCACTATAAGGTTGTTATAATTAGACACCTCCGAAACCAAAGACTCTGAGTTTTTGATGAGCTCCATATATGCTTCATCAATCACAAAGAGAACATTTGGAAACCTTTGAATCCAATCAATTAAGATCTCTTTTGCGTAGATCTTCCCTGTAGGATTGTTCGGATTACACAACCAAACCAACTCATTGTCTTCGATAGCTTCCTCTACTCCTTCGTGTTCATGAACATAAGAGATATGGTGATCAAATTTAAGTGTAGCCTCTTCATACTCGGAAAAAGTTGGGCAAACAATTAATGATTTCCGACTTCGATAGGTCTGCGCTATAAGATAAATTGCCTCAGCAATCCCATTAAAAACCCCAACACTAGAAACATCAACCCCTTGTTGTACAGCCAACTTATCCATTAAACTTTCGCTATAGCATTCAGGATAACTACCAATACCTGCAAGCTTATATTGTAGATGCGTAATTAAACTGTTAGATGGCCCCTTAGGCCAGATATTGGTACTGTGGTTTGCTACAATTTTCTTAGCATATCTGTAGCTATCATCTCCATGACCGTAATGCATTGTCTTTTAATCTTTATCCGTTAATGCTTGATAGATTTTTTCCATATCCAGATGTTTACGGAAATGATCGGCCAAAAGATCGTACTGACGGTCTTTAAACGTGGCATAATCCTCCACCATGTTATTTTTTTCTTCGACATAAGGTGCAAGAACGTCTTCAATCACCACAGGGTTATCAAGGATTCCATGAATATAACTTCCCCAACATCTATCAGATCGCATCACTCCTTCCGAACCATCTTCTTTTTGGTTCAAAGGCGAGGCTGCATCCCCGAAGTTTGATTGTCCCATATGGATCTCATAACCTTCGCATTGGGTTTCATAATCTTTATATTTAAAAATCGTCTGTTTGGTTACTTTCTCCGAAGTCATGATAGTCTCAATATCCAATAGACCCAAACCAGAAAGATATGGAATAGAACCTTCAACTCCTTCTGGATCCGTAATACGACGCCCCATCATTTGATAACCACCACATATTCCAATCACTGTCTTACCATTTCGATGCGCTGAAATGATGGACTTAGCCACACCATTATGTTGAAGTTCTTGAAGATCTGCCAATGTATTTTTAGAGCCAGGTAAAATAACGATATCTGCCTTTTCGACTTCTAATACGTTGTTGGTGTAATAAAGATTAACACGAGTATCACGCTCTAATACGGAGAAATCAGTGAAGTTAGCCATCTTATCAAGCAGAATTACTGCAATATTTATTTTACCATCTTCTGCAAATTTTGCTTTACATGCTAAAGAGACCGAATCTTCCTCTTCGATATAGATCTCTTTATAAGCAGGGATCACACCAATAACGGGAACTTCGGTAATCTCTTCTAATATTTTACGTCCTTCGTCAAAAAGGGCAATATCTCCACGAAATTTGTTGATTATAATGCCTTTTATCTGTTTGCGTTCCTCTGGTTTTAGAAGTGCAATAGAGCCATAAACACTACCAAAAACACCTCCTCTATCGATATCTGCAATCAAATAAGTTGCAGCATCAGCATATACTGCCATCGACATATTGGTGACATCTCTATGACGTAAATTAAGCTCCGAAATAGAGCCAGCTCCTTCTAGGACAATTGGATTATACCTTTTCTCTAATCGATCAAATGCAGTATGTGCAGCATCTTCAAGGATTTGGTGGTTCCCATCACGAAAATATTGTACCGCAGAACGATTACCAATAGGTTTTCCATTCAACACCACTTGCGACATTTTCTCACCAGAGGGCTTCAACAAAATGGGATTCATATCAGTGTGGCAATCTACACGACATGCTTCGGCTTGTACCGCTTGTGCTCTTCCAATTTCAAAACCATCAGGTGTAGCAAAGCTATTAAGTGACATGTTTTGTGCCTTATATGGAGCAGGCTGGTATCCATCCTGAAGTAGAATTCGACAAACAGCAGTATTCACAATACTTTTTCCCACATCAGATCCTGTTCCAACGAACATAATAGACTTTAACTTCTTCATCTCTAAAATATATCATCAAACTAACGGACAGTAGACAATTATCGCGGTCAAATATAGGAATATACGATCCCAAAATAATACAATGGACACCACCATTGAATTGAGAAAGATATGGCACAACCGAAGGATAAATATAACTCTTACTCCCGAAAGCTAATTTATTAGTACTATGACAACCAAAGATTCAGGTCTTCCGGCTTTCTTGCGTTGTTCCCCCCTTCCCATCTTCATAATATTATGAATAAGACAGTGGAGTTATATCATGGCAACAACGTGGTAATAAGAATACATTCTGTATTGGTATTACAAAGAATTACGGCTGCGGGTACAGCTTTGGTTTAACTAGGATTATATCGTTGATATAGCCAGTCTCCAAATTCCCTTTATCTTTCGAGCAAAGATGCAATTTTTATTTTGAAACCCATTCCATATAAATAGAGTTATTTGATCAGAACCAATGTATCCATCGTTATTTGAAATCAATTTAGCTTTTGTCATCACACCACAGCTATATCTATTTTCAATAGTCCTTTTTTGCATTCCACTGATCACCCAAGCTGACATCATACGCGATAAAAACGCATCAACACCCTATCGAACAGAACAGTAGCCTCGCAATCCCCTTATAATTCCCAACTAAAAAACAACAAACTTACAGATATTAAACAGTAATATAGTAAGGATTGAACCAGTAAGACTCAAA
It encodes:
- a CDS encoding cob(I)yrinic acid a,c-diamide adenosyltransferase, with amino-acid sequence MRIYTKTGDHGETGIFGGDRVPKDDLRVETNGIIDEANSHIGYVRSLIGEAHPWQDNLYKIQRDLMLMMSHIATPANCKKENPKPHPEQGPAFCEEWIEALLEELQEEKDFFLLPGGDNISSNCHIVRTKIRTAERRLVTLLKAESKPLYILSYLNRLSDLFFVLARVQMKKAGIKPEKFALLRKKES
- a CDS encoding bifunctional adenosylcobinamide kinase/adenosylcobinamide-phosphate guanylyltransferase; its protein translation is MATVHFITGGQRSGKSSYAQELALSLCSNPVYLATSRIWDEGHRDRILRHQRDRGSEWTNIEEEKELSKHDLTGRVVLVDCVTLWLTNFFFDLKSDVDASLEAAQLEFDRFIDQDATLIIVSNEIGLGGHPTNEIQMKFTDLQGWMNQYIAKKSDQVTMMVSGIPMKVK
- a CDS encoding alpha-ribazole phosphatase family protein, producing the protein MKITLVRHTPPEVKEGVCYGQTDLHVDDTFKNHLDAIQEVITLDDDTVCFTSPLVRCKLLCKALAGGERAIEEDKRLMELNFGSWENKKWSSLPVDQMQEWGKDYLNSRVHGGESMIDLNDRVKAFWTDLIESNYSEDEDEEKNILIVTHAGVIRSILHILLEMPLKKAFSILVNYGGVVQIEMLDKENAQIEFKR
- a CDS encoding adenosylcobinamide-GDP ribazoletransferase, whose product is MIKQEIYKFWTVLSYFTRIPVPSFPYQPSYLSKGTKYFPLVGLIVGGIGGGIFYLLSLVGFSQSLSVILSMVVTIWTTGAFHEDGFADVCDGFGGGWKKEKILTIMKDSAIGAYGAIGIILLLGTKYVMLSDLKVEYVPALLMVGHAMSRFTSVCIIFFSHYVRMDESSKSKPLREKQISWKDLLVALLITVIPLIFVPWQMALMLWPIPLGIACYNRYYFTKWIGGYTGDCLGANQQLVEVGVYISALLYGIIF
- the cobT gene encoding nicotinate-nucleotide--dimethylbenzimidazole phosphoribosyltransferase, which gives rise to MHDMKVDQLNIQPLSRDKEQQLRFKLDQKAKPIRALGKMEDIALRVGLIQDTLSPKLVKPTMFTVASDHHVCDEGVSPCPTEMTSQQCLNFLEMGGGIGLFCKIYGFDLKVVDAGVDYDFKPHPRLIQAKVRKGSRNMLHEPAMTNEECLQAIENGREMIRQSANEGVNVVGFGEMGIGNTTPASALLSIFTNTDVKECVGPGSGLDSQGINHKAWVIEQAIKRHGVSDNPLENLARFGGLEIATICGGMLEAAAQKMVVITDGFITTSALLAASEICPTVLDYALFSHQSDEQGHIRMIKHMKGEPIVHLSFRLGEGTGAAICYPIVEGSVRMLNEMTTFEEAKVFNTATAQVASFDNQ
- the cbiB gene encoding adenosylcobinamide-phosphate synthase CbiB — protein: MSETFIISILIPIIATIFDYMFGDPVGIPHPIVFFGKAISWGEKRWNKGKHRVCKGGVLILSYCLILFVFLYIISSFLKENMPIVYLLFAIYFLWMGIANRTLIQEGMAVIRKLDQEGLEAGQKQLSRIVGRDTSVLSEQEVRLATLETLSENLSDGVVAPLFWYLLLGVPGIMCYKLINTFDSMVGYKNHRYLRFGRIPAQLDDVVNFIPARLTAWMMFLVTGNPQVLHFIKKYAQAHASPNAGFPESALAGILSCQFGGPHEYGGVMIDKPFIGDTPKKITTKDVEITCNVNHRVFILSILIILIVETVKTYMI
- a CDS encoding aminotransferase class I/II-fold pyridoxal phosphate-dependent enzyme — protein: MHYGHGDDSYRYAKKIVANHSTNIWPKGPSNSLITHLQYKLAGIGSYPECYSESLMDKLAVQQGVDVSSVGVFNGIAEAIYLIAQTYRSRKSLIVCPTFSEYEEATLKFDHHISYVHEHEGVEEAIEDNELVWLCNPNNPTGKIYAKEILIDWIQRFPNVLFVIDEAYMELIKNSESLVSEVSNYNNLIVMQSLTKNFAIPGLRLGVVYASPQKLASLHDFRPPWSVNSLAIEAGKYLIDYPPYNHETLKEYLRLSLELQNDLSKLNGVRVYNTHTGFFLLETPIRSGELKDILVEKYGILVRDASNFRGLGEYHIRVASIGFEQNKKLTVALKEIIDYYE
- a CDS encoding cobyric acid synthase, with translation MKKLKSIMFVGTGSDVGKSIVNTAVCRILLQDGYQPAPYKAQNMSLNSFATPDGFEIGRAQAVQAEACRVDCHTDMNPILLKPSGEKMSQVVLNGKPIGNRSAVQYFRDGNHQILEDAAHTAFDRLEKRYNPIVLEGAGSISELNLRHRDVTNMSMAVYADAATYLIADIDRGGVFGSVYGSIALLKPEERKQIKGIIINKFRGDIALFDEGRKILEEITEVPVIGVIPAYKEIYIEEEDSVSLACKAKFAEDGKINIAVILLDKMANFTDFSVLERDTRVNLYYTNNVLEVEKADIVILPGSKNTLADLQELQHNGVAKSIISAHRNGKTVIGICGGYQMMGRRITDPEGVEGSIPYLSGLGLLDIETIMTSEKVTKQTIFKYKDYETQCEGYEIHMGQSNFGDAASPLNQKEDGSEGVMRSDRCWGSYIHGILDNPVVIEDVLAPYVEEKNNMVEDYATFKDRQYDLLADHFRKHLDMEKIYQALTDKD